The Papaver somniferum cultivar HN1 chromosome 3, ASM357369v1, whole genome shotgun sequence genome includes a region encoding these proteins:
- the LOC113358320 gene encoding uncharacterized protein LOC113358320, producing MEASGADRPEMDVDVPTGNQSNQQANTRTLRNAVFQGVDERDGRSTSVSSSTSASRSRSERTIPRVNYVLINRSPPPTASRKVRHQGESSGQHPSNQARREEDIASRGVQDRVSNLLVGQANAIPAVQTDIPPTVQTNLQSVTQVNNPQAMQMNAPPAAQHTQVTPIDLTVRERLQELERENKRLKVALEKRKEVEEAVIPRSGGERSYHHRDPDSPCRWNDHRRRSRSNKRREDNGRDVYQSRNHHNDIYYDRYITNNDHYYAAERGRHDDTSRVKHRQRMDHKRSSLKED from the coding sequence ATGGAGGCATCAGGAGCAGATCGACCTGAGATGGATGTAGATGTACCCACTGGGAATCAATCGAATCAACAAGCAAATACTCGAACTTTGAGAAACGCTGTTTTTCAAGGCGTTGACGAAAGGGATGGGAGATCGACGTCGGTGTCATCATCAACATCAGCTTCTCGTTCTCGTTCTGAGAGGACTATTCCAAGGGTGAATTACGTTTTGATAAATAGATCACCACCTCCTACCGCTAGCAGAAAAGTCCGTCATCAAGGGGAATCTTCAGGTCAGCACCCGAGTAACCAAGCCCGTCGTGAAGAAGATATTGCTAGCAGAGGTGTGCAGGATCGAGTTAGCAATCTACTTGTTGGTCAAGCCAACGCCATACCCGCTGTGCAAACTGATATCCCACCTACTGTTCAGACCAATCTCCAATCGGTTACTCAAGTTAACAACCCTCAAGCCATGCAAATGAACGCTCCACCTGCTGCTCAGCACACACAGGTGACACCTATCGATTTAACAGTTCGTGAGCGGCTGCAAGAATTGGAAAGAGAGAACAAACGTCTCAAGGTAGCTTTAGAGAAGAGAAAGGAGGTCGAAGAAGCTGTTATTCCTCGTTCCGGCGGCGAGAGATCATACCATCACCGAGATCCTGACAGTCCGTGCAGATGGAATGATCATCGCCGGCGTAGCCGAAGCAACAAAAGAAGAGAGGATAACGGCAGGGATGTTTACCAGAGCCGTAATCATCATAACGACATCTATTATGATCGTTACATCACCAATAATGATCACTACTATGCAGCTGAGAGGGGTAGGCATGACGATACAAGTCGAGTGAAGCATAGGCAGAGGATGGATCACAAAAGATCGTCACTCAAAGAGGACTAG